In Necator americanus strain Aroian chromosome IV, whole genome shotgun sequence, the following proteins share a genomic window:
- a CDS encoding hypothetical protein (NECATOR_CHRIV.G16747.T1) has protein sequence MEIIAERFYSNLFRSSTPVSSPIIPTGEAPPRILPSEVRVAIKSMKPNTAPEPDFISADFLRAGGINFM, from the coding sequence atggaaatcattgcggagaggttctactcgaaccttttccgttcatcaactcctgtgtcaagcccgatcatccccactggtgaagctccaccacggattctcccttcggaagtacgagtcgctatcaagagcatgaaacctaaCACAGCCCCCgaacctgattttatatcagcagactttcttcgggctggtggcatcaacttcatgtaa
- a CDS encoding hypothetical protein (NECATOR_CHRIV.G16748.T1) translates to MTSYIQKERIPDQWKTSRTVLIHKKGDRENLRNYRPICLLGVLYKVFTKIILTRISRTLDEAQPQEQAGFRQRFSCLDHIQTVSRVIEVCREYRLPLVLTFVDYEKAFDSVETNAILSALVDQGVDASYVRTLANCYDRCTTRIQLFHRSLTIPIGKGVRQGDTISPKLPTAELQWIMRSFLGRKGHTC, encoded by the coding sequence atgacatcctacattcagaaagaaaggatcccagaccagtggaagacctcgcgaaccgttcttatccataagaaaggtgaccgagagaaccttcggaactaccgtccgatatgcttgctgggcgtgttatacaaagtattcaccaagatcatcctcacgcgcatatctaggacgctggatgaagcccagcctcaagaacaagctggattccgccagcggttcagctgcttggaccacatccagaccgtatcgagggtcatagaggtttgccgggaataccgcctgccccttgttctaaccttcgtcgactatgagaaagcctttgacagcgtagaaacgaatgcaatactgtcagcgctggtcgatcaaggtgtggacgcctcgtatgtgaggacattagccaattgctacgatcgatgcacgactaggatacagcttttccatcgctctctcaccatacccattggaaagggggtacgacaaggcgatactatatcgccgaagctgccCACGGCTgaattgcaatggataatgagatctttcctgggaagaaaggggcatacgtgttga
- a CDS encoding hypothetical protein (NECATOR_CHRIV.G16746.T2), which translates to MEVTLDVELRCTAEVGRRPLVKAKLAVAWLLSLGKNLFATPAYSLPQYPAHWALPSQTSDGMPTDERRSNLGLVRTSLILDQGDRCTTRQGDCLRLCTYNARSVSTDVDLHALLRAAERIEFHVIALQETKCRRNDVRQMNDGTLVIRGEKVPSRNVGGVGFVVHPSVVHLIDSHEILPPRLAIPRLRPLRQKSISIINCYSPTSAADESELDAFYEELEEVVRNEKSFYKLVVGDFNAKLGKATKEEYRIGRFGLGDRNKNGHRLAGLLSAARLFHGNSLFMEKDLRRWTWESPNGATRAEIDHILTNRRWCLLDVSVVPSFCSGSDHRLFRAKIRQPHDGKELLLSATKEKRSRLRTIAYLRTPCPKNHQGIVGKKKGFEAANASHIERQKKILEAAQRRTSLKKCRRDLREYNIPLATLLSQDGTRTSSRREMEIIAERFYSNLFRSSTPVSSPIIPTGEAPPRILPSEVRVAIKSMKPNTAPEPDFISADFLRAGGINFM; encoded by the exons atggaggtgacactggacgtcgaactgcgatgtacagcggag gttgggcgacgacctttggtgaaagctaagctggccgtggcatggctgcttagtttgggaaaaaatcttttcgccactccagcatattcactgcctcagtaccctgcacattgggccctgccgtctcagacgtccgACGGTATGCCAACCgatgagaggcgatcaaatctagGGTTGGtcaggacgtctttgattctggaccaaggcgacagaTGCACAACTCGCCaaggagactgtctcagactgtgtacttacaacgcgagatcAGTGTCCACAGATGTTGACCTGCACGCCCTTCTCAGAGCTGCGGAGCGTATcgaatttcacgtgattgctctgcaggagaccaagtgcagaaggaacgacgtacgacagatgaatgacggtacacttgtcattcgtggagagaaagttccgtcgcgaaatgtaggcggtgttggttttgttgtgcacccatctgtcgtccatcttatcgattctcacgagatcctgccacctcgtctggccattcctcgcctccgccctctgcgccaaaaatccatcagtatcatcaactgctactcaccaacatcagcagctgatgaatccgaattggacgcgttttacgaggagctggaggaagtagtccgcaacgagaagtccttctacaaattggttgtcggagacttcaacgcaaaactaggaaaggccacaaaagaggaatacaggattggaagatttggactaggggaccggaataaAAATGGccatcgtctcgccgggctgttgtccgccgctcgcctctttcatgggaactctcttttcatggaaaaagatcttcgtcggtggacatgggaatcgcccaatggtgcgactcgtgcggagatcgaccacatactcaccaaccggaggtggtgtctacttgacgtctcagtagtaccatccttttgtagtggttctgatcaccgtctctttcgtgcgaaaatacggcagccacacgatggaaaagaacttctgctatcggcaacgaaggagaaaagaagtcgtctacgaacGATTGCGTACTTGAGGACTCcgtgtcccaag aaccatcaaggaattgttggaaagaagaagggcttcgAGGCtgcgaatgcatcgcacattgagcg gcagaagaagattctggaagcagcacaaagaagaacgagtctaaagaagtgtcgcagagatctccgcgaatataatattccgctagcaaccttgctaagccaagacgggactcgcacgtcttctcgtcgtgagatggaaatcattgcggagaggttctactcgaaccttttccgttcatcaactcctgtgtcaagcccgatcatccccactggtgaagctccaccacggattctcccttcggaagtacgagtcgctatcaagagcatgaaacctaaCACAGCCCCCgaacctgattttatatcagcagactttcttcgggctggtggcatcaacttcatgtaa
- a CDS encoding hypothetical protein (NECATOR_CHRIV.G16746.T1) has translation MPTDERRSNLGLVRTSLILDQGDRCTTRQGDCLRLCTYNARSVSTDVDLHALLRAAERIEFHVIALQETKCRRNDVRQMNDGTLVIRGEKVPSRNVGGVGFVVHPSVVHLIDSHEILPPRLAIPRLRPLRQKSISIINCYSPTSAADESELDAFYEELEEVVRNEKSFYKLVVGDFNAKLGKATKEEYRIGRFGLGDRNKNGHRLAGLLSAARLFHGNSLFMEKDLRRWTWESPNGATRAEIDHILTNRRWCLLDVSVVPSFCSGSDHRLFRAKIRQPHDGKELLLSATKEKRSRLRTIAYLRTPCPKVTGTSRRAQTWTTRCCSENYEPVLNVPRSRARQTWIEFREPSRNCWKEEGLRGCECIAH, from the coding sequence ATGCCAACCgatgagaggcgatcaaatctagGGTTGGtcaggacgtctttgattctggaccaaggcgacagaTGCACAACTCGCCaaggagactgtctcagactgtgtacttacaacgcgagatcAGTGTCCACAGATGTTGACCTGCACGCCCTTCTCAGAGCTGCGGAGCGTATcgaatttcacgtgattgctctgcaggagaccaagtgcagaaggaacgacgtacgacagatgaatgacggtacacttgtcattcgtggagagaaagttccgtcgcgaaatgtaggcggtgttggttttgttgtgcacccatctgtcgtccatcttatcgattctcacgagatcctgccacctcgtctggccattcctcgcctccgccctctgcgccaaaaatccatcagtatcatcaactgctactcaccaacatcagcagctgatgaatccgaattggacgcgttttacgaggagctggaggaagtagtccgcaacgagaagtccttctacaaattggttgtcggagacttcaacgcaaaactaggaaaggccacaaaagaggaatacaggattggaagatttggactaggggaccggaataaAAATGGccatcgtctcgccgggctgttgtccgccgctcgcctctttcatgggaactctcttttcatggaaaaagatcttcgtcggtggacatgggaatcgcccaatggtgcgactcgtgcggagatcgaccacatactcaccaaccggaggtggtgtctacttgacgtctcagtagtaccatccttttgtagtggttctgatcaccgtctctttcgtgcgaaaatacggcagccacacgatggaaaagaacttctgctatcggcaacgaaggagaaaagaagtcgtctacgaacGATTGCGTACTTGAGGACTCcgtgtcccaaggtgactggcacatcgaggagggcccaaacgtggactacgagatgctgctcagagaattacgagcctgtgctgaacgtgcctcgaagccgcgcacgacaaacttggatcgaatttcgagaaccatcaaggaattgttggaaagaagaagggcttcgAGGCtgcgaatgcatcgcacattga
- a CDS encoding hypothetical protein (NECATOR_CHRIV.G16752.T1): MAAQLSRQRASTREQEAADTVFEEVTNEQQDEQSSFMLIEKLEQAGISSGDIKRLKEAGFNTVERIAHAMRSEIASVKGISEQKADKLLQEAMKLVPMGFTTAYEVHERRSELIQIRTGSPTLDRLIGGGVETGHITEIFGEYRTGKSQICHSLAVICQLPISMGGAEGKCMWIDTEGTFRPERLVPIAERFNMDSKHVLENIAVARCYNSDHQIALLTTAAAMMAESRYALLIVDSATGLFRTDYSGRGELAARQMALSKMMRLLIKLADEFGVAVVITNQVVAQVDGGSMFQVDAKKPIGGNIIAHMSTTRLGLRKGRGETRICKVHQSPSLPEAEATFAITPGGIDDAPE; this comes from the exons ATGGCAGCTCAACTATCACGGCAGCGTGCAAGCACTCGAGAGCAAGAAGCAGCAGATACTGTTTTTGAGGAGGTCACTAATGAACAACAAGATGAACAGTCATCATTTATGCTTATTGAAAAACTTGAG CAAGCTGGAATCAGTTCTGGAGATATCAAGCGACTGAAGGAAGCCGGATTTAACACTGTTGAGCGAATAGCTCATGCAATGCGAAGCGAAATTGCTTCCGTGAAAGGAATTAGTGAACAGAAAGCGGATAAATTGCTG cagGAAGCAATGAAATTAGTGCCAATGGGTTTCACTACTGCCTATGAGGTCCACGAACGACGTAGCGAGCTGATACAAATCCGTACTGGGTCCCCTACATTGGATAGACTTATTGGTGGTGGAGTCGAGACTGGGCATATTACTGAG atatTTGGTGAATATCGCACTGGAAAAAGCCAAATTTGCCATAGTTTGGCAGTTATTTGTCAGCTGCCCATATCTATGGGAGGAGCAGAAG GAAAATGTATGTGGATCGACACGGAAGGGACTTTTCGACCGGAGCGGTTGGTTCCAATTGCAGAGCG ATTCAATATGGATAGTAAACACGTGTTAGAAAATATTGCTGTGGCTAGATGCTATAATTCCGATCATCAGATTGCGTTGTTGACAACCGCGG CAGCAATGATGGCGGAAAGTCGGTACGCCCTTTTGATTGTGGACAGTGCAACTGGATTGTTTAG AACTGACTACTCTGGAAGAGGTGAGCTGGCCGCGCGACAAATGGCTTTGTCTAA GATGATGCGATTACTCATCAAGCTTGCAGACGAGTTCGGTGTTGCAGTCGTAATAACGAATCAG gtcgTTGCTCAAGTCGATGGAGGTTCGATGTTCCAGGTGGACGCTAAGAAACCAATAGGTGGAAACATTATTGCCCATATGAGCACTACACG ATTGGGATTACGCAAAGGCCGAGGTGAGACAAGAATCTGTAAAGTGCATCAGAGTCCAAGCTTACCGGAAGCAGAAGCAACGTTTGCCATTACTCCTGGTGGAATAGACGATGCTCCTGAATAG
- a CDS encoding hypothetical protein (NECATOR_CHRIV.G16750.T2), with protein sequence MELNLHTAGSGLFETHITWDDIEQRIRKEKNLDVVMGSKKSIRQIGDGNGFMSRIGVVDADFQGDVKGLPSKFVVKMNCVLAGMEIAETVKERRGDNVDVQEVFDGFDDKVRNLHNREVNVYRVFSRFDNSISKMPLVYFAQDFTDENTLKGFIGMEWVDDVELRHIFHNVTPKELSGALRALAYNEAKSLQLTDEEREKLASNPVPAIYAPILRSDVSVIENC encoded by the exons aTGGAGTTAAATCTGCACACTGCCGGTAGTGGCCTCTTTGAAACGCATATCACCTGGGATGATATTGAGCAACGGAtccgtaaagaaaaaaatttggacgTTGTGATGGGatcgaaaaaaagtattcGACAGATTGGCGATGGAAAT GGATTCATGTCTCGTATTGGTGTGGTTGATGCCGATTTCCAAGGAGACGTAAAAGGATTACCGTCGAA ATTTGTTGTGAAGATGAATTGCGTGCTTGCCGGTATGGAAATAGCGGAAACCGTGAAAGAACGGCGTGGAGATAACGTTGATGTCCAGGAAGTATTTGATGGATTCGACGATAAAGTTCGGAAT CTGCACAATCGCGAGGTGAATGTGTATCGAGTGTTCTCGCGGTTTGATAACTCAATCTCAAAAATGCCTCTTGTTTATTTTGCTCAGGATTTTACGGATGAAAACACGTTGAAAG GCTTTATCGGTATGGAATGGGTAGACGATGTTGAACTACGtcatattttccacaacgtaACTCCAAAGGAATTGTCAGGC GCTCTTCGTGCCCTCGCTTACAATGAAGCAAAAAGTTTGCAGCTCACAGATgaggaaagggaaaaattgGCCAGCAATCCAGTACCGGCTATCTATGCACCGATTTTGCGTTCCGATGTGAGTGTCATTGAAAATTGCTAA
- a CDS encoding hypothetical protein (NECATOR_CHRIV.G16749.T1), which translates to MGLRVNRKKRQFMKNAYCEDGGVQLEGSLIVETSSYVYLGRSINMENDLKEELNRRMRAAWAAFAAVREATDQLTDLDLRAHLFDSTVLPALCYAAETWADTAATSIKLLATHRAFDRCLLKFNRRTQHLAGLRSPDLRGVSRLRDPAEYVSKAKHRWAGHIMRRIDDRWTKRTLEWIPRDAKHPRGRPPTRWGDVFATRMD; encoded by the coding sequence atGGGATTGCgagtaaacagaaagaagagacagttcatgaagaacgcctactgcgaggacggaggagtacaacttgaaggctctctaatcgtggaaacttcgtcatacgtatacctcggacgttctataaacatggaaaacgacttgaaggaagaactgaatagaagaatgagagcagcatgggcagcattcgcagccgttagggaagctacggaccaattGACGGACctagatcttcgtgcccatctgttcgactctacagtccttccagcgctctgttacgcagcggagacgtgggcagacaccgctgccacgtctataAAGCTACTTGCTACCCATAGAGCCTTTGACAgatgccttctgaagtttaaccggcgcacacaacacctagccggtcttcgtagccccgacttaagaggagtgtctcgtcttcgcgacccagcggaatatgtatcgaaagcaaaacatagatgggccggtcacatcatgagaagaatcgacgatagatggactaaaagaacgctagagtggatcccaagggacgctaaacacccccgagggagaccgccaacgagatggggtgacgtgttcgctacacggatggattAG
- a CDS encoding hypothetical protein (NECATOR_CHRIV.G16751.T1) has translation MCRHRDSIAADNCRIIAMSSTRMPSCPSPMRGKITCILGPMFSGKTTELLRMHDRQMIARKKCVLVKYAGDTRYDPELIATHTKVTGQGITVKAHKLADVEEQIFDPTVQVVSIDEGQFFSDCAETCDQLACMGKVVYVAVLNGTFERKPFPQVSQLLPYADEIKQVVAVCVGCGSDASYSFRNTLDKKVEVIGGQDTYRALCRACYLDESCRRESVFESTDNENCIADRQSAKEDGLMSSDSRRKVFRVHRE, from the exons ATGTGTCGTCACCGTGACAGCATTGCTGCAGATAACTGCCGAATTATAGCCATGTCCTCCACTCGCATGCCTTCTTGCCCAAGTCCGATGAGAGGGAAGATCACATGTATCCTTGGGCCGATGTTCAGCGGAAAAAC GACAGAATTGCTACGCATGCATGATCGTCAAATGATCGCACGAAAAAAGTGCGTTCTTGTGAAGTACGCGGGAGATACTAGGTACGATCCAGAGTTGATAGCCACACATACGAA GGTAACTGGGCAAGGAATCACTGTTAAAGCTCATAAACTTGCCGATGTTGAAGAACAAATTTTCGACCCCACTGTCCAGGTGGTTTCGATCGATGAAGGCCAGTTC TTCAGCGATTGTGCGGAAACGTGCGATCAGCTGGCGTGCATGGGTAAAGTCGTCTACGTAGCGGTGCTGAACGGCACTTTTGAAAGGAAG CCGTTTCCTCAAGTTTCACAGTTGCTTCCCTATGCGGACGAAATCAAGCAAGTGGTGGCGGTTTGTGTCGGCTGCGGATCAGATGCTAGCTATTCATTTCGCAATACATTGGATAAAAAG GTAGAAGTAATAGGAGGTCAAGACACATACCGTGCTCTTTGTCGTGCATGTTACTTGGATGAGTCTTGTCGACGCGAATCAGTTTTTGAGAGCACGGATAATGAAAACTGCATTGCGGATCGTCAGTCTGCTAAGGAGGATGGGCTGATGTCGTCAGATTCTCGGCGTAAAGTGTTTAGAGTGCATAGAGAGTAA
- a CDS encoding hypothetical protein (NECATOR_CHRIV.G16745.T3), with protein sequence MIVDMYTASEELRPCGEVLNTMTEELVEAEMTVTMNDELGMKDVFVHGDLWSANLLWKKTKNGLELTRIIDYQIAHFGCVAEDLTRLFISTMSGKDRRESWERLLEEFYGYIKQYCEGDLPFTLEQLKESYRRMFPLAGTLLLPVFDSVAKIGSRKLTDEGKIATKDLLSEKTVALFEDVLFFANRNRKVRKNVERVKF encoded by the exons ATGATCGTTGATATGTACACGGCATCAGAAGAGCTTAGACCTTGCGGTGAAGTGTTAAATACGATGACTGAAGAGTTAGTCGAAGCGGAAATGACTGTTACGATGAATGACGAGTTGG GTATGAAAGATGTGTTTGTTCACGGTGACTTGTGGTCCGCTAATTTAttgtggaagaaaacaaagaacggCTTGGAATTGACCAGGATTATTGATTATCAG ATCGCACATTTTGGATGTGTAGCCGAGGATCTCACCCGATTATTCATCAGCACAATGAGTGGAAAGGATCGTAGAGAGAGTTGGGAACGATTACTTGAAGAATTTTATGGATACATTAAACAGTACTGTGAAGGAGATCTTCCATTTACACTTGAACAG CTCAAAGAATCATACCGTCGGATGTTCCCACTGGCTGGTACACTTTTACTTCCCGTATTCGACTCAGTTGCTAAG ATTGGCAGCCGAAAACTAACAGATGAAGGAAAAATCGCAACCAAAGATTTATTGTCAGAGAAGACGGTTGCTTTGTTTGAGGATGTTCTCTTCTTTGCCAACAGAAATCGGAAAGTCcggaaaaatgtggaaagagTGAAGTTTTGA
- a CDS encoding hypothetical protein (NECATOR_CHRIV.G16750.T1), with protein sequence MELNLHTAGSGLFETHITWDDIEQRIRKEKNLDVVMGSKKSIRQIGDGNGFMSRIGVVDADFQGDVKGLPSKFVVKMNCVLAGMEIAETVKERRGDNVDVQEVFDGFDDKVRNLHNREVNVYRVFSRFDNSISKMPLVYFAQDFTDENTLKGFIGMEWVDDVELRHIFHNVTPKELSGALRALAYNEAKSLQLTDEEREKLASNPVPAIYAPILRSDVLKQMEARTASWSNNSGRSLDKTSDKRIHA encoded by the exons aTGGAGTTAAATCTGCACACTGCCGGTAGTGGCCTCTTTGAAACGCATATCACCTGGGATGATATTGAGCAACGGAtccgtaaagaaaaaaatttggacgTTGTGATGGGatcgaaaaaaagtattcGACAGATTGGCGATGGAAAT GGATTCATGTCTCGTATTGGTGTGGTTGATGCCGATTTCCAAGGAGACGTAAAAGGATTACCGTCGAA ATTTGTTGTGAAGATGAATTGCGTGCTTGCCGGTATGGAAATAGCGGAAACCGTGAAAGAACGGCGTGGAGATAACGTTGATGTCCAGGAAGTATTTGATGGATTCGACGATAAAGTTCGGAAT CTGCACAATCGCGAGGTGAATGTGTATCGAGTGTTCTCGCGGTTTGATAACTCAATCTCAAAAATGCCTCTTGTTTATTTTGCTCAGGATTTTACGGATGAAAACACGTTGAAAG GCTTTATCGGTATGGAATGGGTAGACGATGTTGAACTACGtcatattttccacaacgtaACTCCAAAGGAATTGTCAGGC GCTCTTCGTGCCCTCGCTTACAATGAAGCAAAAAGTTTGCAGCTCACAGATgaggaaagggaaaaattgGCCAGCAATCCAGTACCGGCTATCTATGCACCGATTTTGCGTTCCGAT GTATTGAAGCAGATGGAAGCGAGGACAGCTTCTTGGAGCAACAATTCCGGACGATCCCTGGATAAAACTTCAGACAAAAGAATTCACGCATGA